The Sporocytophaga myxococcoides genome includes a window with the following:
- the asnB gene encoding asparagine synthase (glutamine-hydrolyzing) → MCRINGLLKNHSEVLDIPGTVTSMRDSMSHGGPDDSGIYINEKLQLALGHRRLSLLDLSPSGHQPMFTNDKNVVICFNGEIYNFKEIKRQLEEKGYNFFSSGDTEVILNAYKEWGEKAFTLFNGMFAFALVDLTNNLFFLVRDPSGIKPLYYSHQENSLFFSSEIRGFMKTGLFQENEKWKILFLTFGFIPEPYTSLKDVFMLPKGHYYKYDLDKRQGRFEQYYSYQYTHKIKDKEEAVFKIRETLDTAIRRHLISDAPLGIFLSGGIDSSIIALAAGSELKENLRSLSVIFDEPGYSEKKYQQMVLEKLNNKHQFYKVDKSIFIKSLPDILNALDQPSIDAVNTYFISQCAKDEGLKAVLSGLGADELLGGYPSFNRIQNLQWLKKMPSVFFDLIQYSGIAQKDKFKKLNFLKIEDDLGLYLTLRGMYLPQTVASILDISLKEVLQTLESCYLGDALSLRNHKNTASWMETNIYMQNQLLKDSDFMSMWHSIEVRVPFLDKEFIELALSIDPSVKFNGRPKSLLIEAYKDVLPEGIWNRPKQGFTFPFQLWFKDSGVISEFLDSKSPAKKALAQQFLKGDLHWTRLWSLYLTDHWGKSC, encoded by the coding sequence ATGTGTAGAATAAACGGCCTGTTAAAAAATCATTCTGAAGTTTTGGATATCCCCGGAACAGTGACCTCTATGAGAGACTCCATGTCCCATGGAGGACCCGATGATTCAGGGATCTACATAAACGAGAAATTACAGCTTGCTTTGGGGCATAGGAGATTATCCCTTTTGGATCTGAGTCCATCAGGCCATCAACCTATGTTTACAAATGATAAAAATGTTGTAATATGTTTTAATGGAGAAATCTATAATTTTAAGGAAATAAAAAGACAGCTTGAGGAAAAGGGGTACAATTTTTTTTCATCAGGAGATACAGAAGTTATATTAAATGCTTACAAAGAGTGGGGGGAAAAAGCATTTACTCTTTTTAATGGGATGTTTGCATTTGCCTTGGTTGATTTGACGAACAATTTATTTTTTCTAGTGAGAGATCCTTCCGGAATCAAACCGCTTTATTATAGTCATCAGGAGAATAGTCTTTTTTTCAGCTCTGAGATACGGGGATTTATGAAAACTGGGCTATTTCAGGAAAATGAAAAATGGAAGATACTGTTTCTGACATTTGGTTTTATCCCTGAGCCATATACTAGTTTAAAAGATGTATTTATGCTTCCAAAAGGGCATTATTATAAATATGATCTTGATAAAAGACAAGGTAGATTTGAACAATATTACTCTTATCAATATACTCACAAGATTAAAGATAAAGAAGAGGCTGTATTTAAGATAAGAGAAACATTAGATACTGCAATCCGAAGACACCTGATATCGGATGCACCTCTGGGAATTTTTTTAAGCGGCGGAATAGATTCCAGTATAATTGCTTTAGCAGCGGGTAGTGAATTAAAGGAGAATTTAAGATCTCTTTCTGTGATATTTGATGAGCCTGGTTATTCAGAAAAAAAATATCAGCAAATGGTGCTGGAAAAATTGAACAACAAGCATCAGTTTTATAAAGTTGATAAAAGTATATTTATAAAATCACTTCCGGATATACTTAATGCCCTGGATCAGCCGAGTATAGATGCTGTAAATACTTATTTTATTTCTCAATGTGCCAAGGATGAAGGGCTAAAGGCAGTTCTTTCAGGATTAGGAGCAGACGAGCTTTTAGGAGGGTATCCCTCATTTAACCGAATTCAGAATTTACAATGGCTAAAAAAGATGCCTTCTGTATTTTTTGACCTCATTCAATACTCGGGAATTGCTCAAAAGGACAAATTCAAGAAGCTAAATTTCCTTAAAATCGAAGATGACTTAGGCCTTTATTTAACTTTGAGAGGTATGTACTTGCCACAAACTGTAGCGTCTATACTTGACATATCATTAAAGGAAGTATTACAAACACTAGAGAGCTGTTATTTGGGCGATGCTTTGAGTCTCAGAAATCATAAAAATACGGCAAGTTGGATGGAAACAAATATCTATATGCAAAATCAGCTATTAAAAGATTCTGATTTTATGAGCATGTGGCACTCTATTGAGGTCAGAGTGCCATTTTTGGATAAAGAATTTATTGAATTGGCATTGAGCATTGACCCGTCAGTTAAATTTAATGGCAGACCCAAGAGTTTGCTGATAGAAGCATACAAAGACGTATTGCCTGAAGGTATCTGGAATCGTCCTAAGCAAGGCTTTACTTTCCCATTCCAATTGTGGTTTAAAGACAGCGGAGTGATATCAGAATTTTTGGATTCAAAAAGCCCTGCTAAAAAAGCATTGGCTCAGCAATTTTTAAAAGGAGATTTACACTGGACCAGGTTGTGGAGCCTTTATTTAACTGATCACTGGGGGAAATCTTGCTAA
- a CDS encoding glycosyltransferase family 4 protein, which translates to MKVLFLYLNAFSFVGGIQKFNLNFLKALDENKEKDFVVNALSLSDLKKDLNKDFSRIYQQTAEDNKFTFLLKAVVHGLKSDTIIFGHVNLIFPLTLIYGLFTNKKLILITHGIEIWKPLSFFKKICLRKLDLIITVSSYTKDKIVDIQKIDEKKIALLPNTLEPGFNFLPNAQLIDHLREKYGLKRDDKVLLTVCRLSKEEQYKGYDKVIRSLKVLSGQISNIKYVIAGKYDIEEKDRLLHIIKECGVEEKVILTGYVSNEELSSLYHLCDLFIMPSANEGFGIVFLEALACGKPVIGGNKDGSVDALLNGELGLLVDPDNGEEISEAVRNILLETADTHLLDPVYLKEKCISAFGFEKFADKVGKLVLKRELKEELINAD; encoded by the coding sequence ATGAAAGTTCTGTTTCTTTATCTTAACGCCTTCTCCTTTGTCGGGGGAATTCAGAAGTTCAATCTTAACTTTTTGAAGGCATTGGATGAAAATAAGGAGAAAGATTTTGTGGTGAATGCTTTAAGCCTTTCCGATTTAAAGAAAGATTTGAATAAGGATTTTAGCCGTATTTATCAACAAACAGCAGAGGATAATAAATTTACTTTTTTATTAAAAGCGGTTGTTCATGGTCTAAAGTCTGACACCATTATATTTGGTCATGTTAATCTGATCTTTCCATTAACTCTGATCTATGGATTATTTACCAATAAAAAGCTTATTTTGATAACTCATGGTATCGAAATATGGAAGCCTTTAAGTTTTTTTAAAAAAATATGTCTGAGAAAACTGGATTTAATTATAACAGTTAGTTCTTATACTAAAGATAAAATTGTCGATATACAGAAAATTGACGAAAAGAAAATTGCACTTCTTCCAAATACTTTAGAACCGGGCTTTAATTTTCTCCCCAATGCTCAATTAATAGATCACCTGAGAGAAAAGTATGGGTTGAAAAGAGATGATAAAGTATTGCTCACAGTTTGTCGTTTATCGAAGGAAGAACAGTACAAGGGGTATGATAAGGTAATACGATCATTAAAAGTCTTATCTGGTCAAATTTCCAATATCAAGTACGTGATAGCAGGCAAATATGATATTGAGGAGAAAGACCGTCTGCTTCATATCATTAAAGAATGTGGAGTTGAGGAAAAGGTAATATTGACAGGCTATGTATCAAATGAAGAACTTTCAAGTCTATATCACCTATGTGATCTTTTTATTATGCCAAGTGCAAATGAAGGGTTTGGGATTGTATTTTTGGAAGCATTGGCCTGTGGAAAACCTGTCATTGGAGGTAATAAAGATGGAAGCGTAGATGCTTTGTTGAATGGGGAGCTGGGTTTGTTGGTTGATCCTGATAACGGTGAGGAAATATCCGAAGCAGTAAGGAATATATTACTGGAGACAGCTGATACCCATCTGTTGGACCCTGTTTACTTAAAGGAAAAATGTATATCGGCCTTTGGATTTGAAAAATTTGCAGATAAAGTTGGAAAATTAGTTTTAAAAAGAGAGCTCAAAGAAGAATTGATAAATGCAGATTAA
- a CDS encoding glycosyltransferase produces MQINVIIPSFYPAVVYGGPIFSSYNTCKELALSGNQVFVSTTNSNMYSRLTVETGKFIELEKRFFVKYYNETIVDKLSLPLLLNIRKDIISADVVHIQSIFNTPTPVALYFSSKENKPVLISPRGVLGSWIMNQGNSFKKQWLNLFIKPFADKIWWHATADQEKAEILSHFPNAKVVVIPNGIDTLEFSNPVLYSKEEFVKKYTGAKMKASHVIVSMGRLHKKKGFDILITSFKFLLKEFPESVLLIAGQDEGEKENLQNLILSEGIDERAFIIEPLNGSQKTNFLANADLFVLPSHNENFGNVYAEALACGTPIVASRNTPWKDVELAGCGRWVNNTKEENYMAIKELLNSDQKVLRANSKIFIERYSWKNVGAMFETVFSEIKNS; encoded by the coding sequence ATGCAGATTAATGTAATAATCCCCTCTTTCTACCCAGCTGTAGTATATGGCGGCCCTATTTTTTCATCCTATAATACTTGTAAGGAACTTGCATTGTCTGGAAATCAGGTTTTCGTATCGACTACCAATTCCAATATGTATTCGAGACTTACTGTTGAGACAGGAAAGTTTATTGAATTGGAGAAAAGATTTTTTGTCAAATATTATAATGAGACTATTGTAGATAAACTATCATTACCTTTGCTATTAAATATAAGAAAGGATATTATTTCTGCAGATGTTGTGCATATACAGTCTATCTTTAATACTCCGACTCCCGTTGCACTATATTTTTCTTCAAAGGAAAATAAACCTGTATTGATATCTCCGAGAGGTGTTCTGGGCTCTTGGATAATGAATCAGGGAAATTCTTTTAAGAAGCAGTGGTTGAATCTGTTTATAAAACCTTTTGCTGACAAAATTTGGTGGCATGCAACTGCAGACCAAGAAAAGGCAGAAATCCTTTCACATTTTCCCAATGCTAAAGTTGTAGTCATTCCGAATGGGATTGATACACTGGAGTTTTCTAACCCAGTTTTGTATTCAAAAGAAGAATTTGTTAAGAAATATACAGGCGCTAAAATGAAGGCATCTCATGTAATTGTCTCTATGGGAAGGTTACATAAGAAAAAAGGATTTGATATCCTTATAACTTCATTCAAATTTTTATTGAAAGAATTTCCTGAATCTGTATTATTAATTGCAGGGCAGGATGAAGGCGAAAAAGAAAACCTTCAAAATCTTATTTTAAGCGAAGGTATAGATGAAAGAGCTTTTATAATTGAACCATTGAACGGTTCTCAAAAAACCAATTTTTTAGCTAATGCCGATTTATTTGTATTACCGTCTCACAATGAAAATTTTGGAAATGTATATGCTGAGGCATTAGCATGTGGAACTCCGATAGTAGCAAGTAGAAATACTCCTTGGAAAGACGTCGAGCTTGCAGGATGCGGACGATGGGTAAATAATACTAAGGAGGAAAATTACATGGCGATCAAAGAATTATTAAATTCTGATCAGAAAGTGTTAAGAGCAAATTCTAAAATATTTATAGAAAGATATAGCTGGAAAAATGTGGGAGCAATGTTTGAAACGGTATTTTCCGAAATTAAAAATTCATGA
- a CDS encoding glycosyltransferase family 2 protein, producing MNKITFIILTYNEEKNIGDLLDNLKGIPGEILVVDSYSKDKTIDIVKERSVCYLQHPFENYSVQRNWAQENNPFKTDWVFHLDADERLTTELRSWLINDFKPSPGIDGYMFGRRAIFMGKWIKSHYNYHLRLFKPEKGGCEAKAYDQHFIVNGKTQVIKKKDMTSEVADNLNNFIASHNKWSFLEAIDVIKNEEGGEVKASFWGSPIERKRWMKNNLFHKTPLFLRSFIYFFYRYFIQMGFLDGKEGLAFHVLQAFWFRFLIDAKVLEIKLKMKENNQDLDTTLETNFGFNK from the coding sequence ATGAACAAAATTACATTTATAATACTCACTTATAACGAAGAAAAAAACATAGGTGATCTATTAGATAATCTTAAAGGAATACCTGGAGAAATTTTGGTTGTAGATTCTTATTCAAAAGACAAAACTATCGATATAGTGAAAGAAAGGAGCGTTTGTTATTTGCAACATCCTTTTGAAAACTACTCAGTTCAAAGAAACTGGGCTCAGGAAAACAACCCATTTAAAACTGACTGGGTCTTTCATCTGGATGCAGATGAAAGACTAACAACTGAATTAAGAAGTTGGTTGATTAATGACTTTAAACCCTCTCCTGGCATTGATGGATATATGTTTGGAAGAAGGGCTATTTTTATGGGGAAGTGGATTAAATCACATTATAACTATCATCTCAGACTTTTTAAACCTGAAAAAGGTGGGTGCGAGGCTAAAGCTTATGATCAGCATTTTATTGTCAACGGAAAAACTCAGGTGATCAAAAAAAAGGATATGACAAGCGAAGTGGCAGATAACCTGAACAACTTTATTGCAAGTCATAATAAATGGTCATTTCTTGAAGCGATAGACGTTATAAAAAATGAAGAAGGAGGAGAAGTAAAGGCATCATTTTGGGGTAGTCCAATTGAGAGAAAGAGATGGATGAAGAATAATTTATTTCATAAAACACCACTTTTTCTTAGAAGTTTTATTTATTTCTTCTACAGATATTTTATCCAAATGGGCTTTCTTGATGGAAAAGAAGGTCTAGCCTTTCATGTACTCCAGGCATTTTGGTTTCGCTTTTTAATTGATGCTAAAGTGCTTGAGATTAAACTTAAAATGAAGGAAAACAATCAGGATCTTGATACAACTTTGGAAACTAATTTCGGATTTAATAAATAG
- a CDS encoding putative colanic acid biosynthesis acetyltransferase → MMDIDYQHLNTFSVPHNFRGKSGVIVQLWWIVEALFFNPSPQILYGWRRFLLRLFGAKVGKGVIIRPSVKTTYPWKVSIGDYSWIGDHVVLYSLGDISIGSNTVISQKSYLCTGSHDFEKTTFDIFAKEIIVEDEAWIASDVFIAPGVTVGRGAVVGARSSVFKNIEGGYVYAGNPLRKIKRRNDILADVK, encoded by the coding sequence ATGATGGATATAGATTATCAGCATTTAAATACCTTTTCTGTTCCCCATAATTTCCGAGGTAAATCAGGTGTTATCGTTCAGCTTTGGTGGATTGTTGAAGCATTATTTTTCAACCCTTCTCCTCAGATTTTATATGGCTGGAGACGTTTTCTGCTCAGACTCTTTGGCGCAAAAGTAGGGAAAGGAGTAATCATCAGACCTTCAGTAAAAACAACTTATCCCTGGAAAGTAAGTATTGGCGATTATTCCTGGATAGGAGATCATGTTGTACTGTATAGTCTGGGAGACATCAGTATTGGAAGCAATACTGTAATTTCTCAGAAATCATATCTGTGTACCGGCTCTCATGATTTTGAAAAAACTACATTTGATATTTTTGCGAAAGAGATTATTGTTGAAGATGAAGCCTGGATTGCATCAGATGTATTTATTGCTCCAGGAGTCACAGTAGGAAGAGGGGCAGTGGTTGGAGCCAGAAGTTCAGTATTTAAGAATATTGAAGGCGGGTATGTTTATGCCGGAAACCCATTGCGAAAAATTAAAAGACGAAATGACATTCTTGCTGATGTCAAATGA
- a CDS encoding WcaI family glycosyltransferase, translating into MRILVFGINYAPELTGIGKYTGEMCEWLAEKGHDVEVITSMPYYPEWKIRKAYQGRWWFTETINNVKVRRTVFYVPEKVTGATRIAHEFSFLVSSAIWWLNSMFKRYDLVVSPYPPLIIGVWPYLYSRFHKTKWVFHIQDLQVDAARDLGLIKNNRLLNILDQIECFFLRKADYVSSISEGMKKKILAKGISEEKYIMLPNWVDTDFIKPMSKQDSMRKELGFGDNDIIILYSGNMGEKQGLEAVIPMALKFAFRPEVKIVLAGEGAAKERLMRETESGNLKNVTFLPLQPYEKLSSFLAIADFHLVLQKKAASDLLLPSKLLSILSAGGCAIVTAVDNSSLHRMIAETNAGWLAEPEDIEDLIRIVEKAIDSPSENVLKKENARKYALRYLNKDKVLGEFQNVISGLS; encoded by the coding sequence ATGAGAATTTTAGTTTTTGGAATAAATTATGCGCCTGAGCTAACAGGTATAGGTAAATATACAGGAGAAATGTGTGAGTGGCTGGCAGAGAAAGGTCACGATGTGGAGGTGATCACTTCTATGCCCTATTATCCGGAATGGAAAATCAGAAAAGCTTATCAAGGCAGATGGTGGTTTACTGAAACAATCAACAATGTAAAAGTCAGAAGAACTGTTTTTTATGTTCCGGAAAAAGTAACAGGTGCGACGAGGATTGCGCATGAATTTTCTTTTTTAGTATCTTCTGCAATATGGTGGCTCAATTCAATGTTTAAGAGGTATGACCTTGTTGTATCTCCTTATCCTCCGTTGATAATAGGTGTCTGGCCATATCTGTACTCAAGATTTCATAAGACAAAATGGGTATTTCATATACAGGATCTTCAGGTAGACGCTGCAAGAGATCTTGGACTTATAAAAAATAACCGTTTATTAAATATTCTAGATCAAATAGAATGCTTTTTTCTGAGAAAGGCGGATTACGTTTCTTCCATTAGTGAAGGAATGAAAAAGAAGATTTTGGCGAAGGGAATTTCGGAGGAGAAATATATTATGCTACCAAACTGGGTGGATACTGATTTTATCAAACCTATGTCAAAGCAGGATTCCATGCGCAAGGAATTAGGGTTTGGAGACAATGATATTATTATCCTGTATTCCGGAAATATGGGGGAAAAGCAAGGGCTGGAAGCTGTAATCCCGATGGCACTGAAATTTGCATTTAGACCAGAAGTGAAAATAGTCCTGGCGGGAGAAGGAGCGGCAAAAGAAAGGCTGATGAGAGAAACTGAATCAGGTAATCTGAAGAATGTAACTTTCCTTCCTCTTCAGCCTTATGAAAAACTATCTTCATTTCTTGCTATAGCAGATTTTCATCTTGTATTACAGAAAAAAGCTGCATCGGATTTATTGTTGCCTTCTAAGCTATTATCCATACTTTCTGCGGGAGGATGTGCAATTGTAACGGCTGTGGACAATTCCTCTCTTCATAGAATGATTGCAGAGACAAATGCCGGATGGCTGGCAGAGCCAGAGGATATAGAAGATTTGATCAGAATAGTGGAAAAAGCTATAGATTCCCCTTCAGAAAATGTCCTGAAAAAGGAAAATGCAAGAAAATATGCATTAAGATACTTGAATAAAGATAAGGTATTGGGAGAGTTTCAAAACGTAATTTCAGGTCTTTCGTAA